A window of Mangifera indica cultivar Alphonso chromosome 11, CATAS_Mindica_2.1, whole genome shotgun sequence contains these coding sequences:
- the LOC123228731 gene encoding pentatricopeptide repeat-containing protein At5g03800-like encodes MGDFDRGASISRDDEVIFGKIKVDLVETVHFDGGFVGSDKVRSLESTPMLNLHAFRSKEIKTSVGSVKKRKEKEAAAAPSFHPTSTSTATPQPLHSSLHHPPISSYPLNIHNSSSPDNVTTNIDLDVENFFTLLRLSIQYDDVSLAKVVHALIEKIQEEEHTCLDNPLISAYVKLGLAIDAYKVFTRLSNPNVVSFTSLVSGFTKSGPEEEAIELFLKMRDEGIEPNEHNFVAILTACIRLLNLNFGSQVHGLIVKMGYLDNVFVANVLMGLYGKFSGLMEYVVKVFDEMSQRDIASWNTVISSVVKKLKYEKAFELFRDMKRNDDFRVDYITISTLLTALTGSFSCMEGQSLRAHAIRIGL; translated from the exons ATGGGAGATTTTGATAGAGGGGCGTCAATATCCAGGGATGATGAAGTAATCTTCGGCAAAATCAAGGTAGATCTAGTGGAAACAGTACATTTCGATGGGGGTTTTGTTGGTTCTGACAAAGTCCGGTCACTTGAATCAACTCCCATGCTTAACCTTCATGCTTTCCGATCAAAAGAGATAAAAACTAGTGTTGGAAGcgtgaagaaaagaaaagaaaaagaggctGCAG CCGCACCTTCTTTTCACCCCACTTCCACCTCCACCGCTACTCCTCAGCCCCTTCACTCCTCACTCCACCACCCACCTATCTCTTCTTACCCTCTCAACATCCACAACTCTTCTTCACCTGATAACGTTACTACCAACATTGACCTTGATGTTGAAAACTTCTTCACTTTGCTTCGCTTGTCAATTCAATACGATGATGTGTCACTTGCCAAAGTTGTGCAtgctttaattgaaaaaattcaagaagAAGAGCATACTTGTCTCGATAATCCTCTTATTTCAGCTTATGTCAAACTGGGTCTTGCTATTGATGCCTATAAAGTCTTTACTAGACTTTCAAACCCTAATGTTGTGTCTTTTACGTCTCTGGTTTCAGGTTTTACGAAGTCTGGTCCAGAGGAGGAAGCAATTGAGTTATTTCTCAAGATGCGAGATGAAGGTATTGAGCCTAATGAACACAATTTTGTTGCTATTTTGACTGCTTGTATTAGActtttgaacttgaattttgGTTCACAAGTTCATGGTTTGATAGTCAAAATGGGCTATTTGGACAATGTTTTTGTTGCTAATGTGCTTATGGGACTTTATGGTAAATTTAGTGGATTGATGGAGTATGTAGTTaaagtgtttgatgaaatgtctCAACGAGACATTGCGTCTTGGAATACTGTGATTTCTAGCGTGGTTAAGAAGCTTAAGTATGAGAAAGCATTTGAATTGTTCCGTGATATGAagagaaatgatgattttagagTTGATTATATCACAATTTCGACCCTTTTGACGGCTTTGACTGGAAGTTTTAGTTGCATGGAAGGCCAATCTCTTCGTGCTCATGCTATTAGAATTGGGTTATAG